GCTTGATATTTGATGTTAGCTATAACTGCATTATCTTGTAAATTTTTTGTAGTAAATTTTGTTGTTTCTACAGCTGGTTTGATACCTTCAACTATTAAGCTCATTCTGCCAGAAATGGGTTGCTCTTGAAGTGCCTTTTCAACTGCACCACATCTTTTGTGACCCAAAACTACAATTAGTTGAGAACCCAAGACTGCGGTGGCATACTCTAGGCTGCCTATAACTATGTCACAGACAACGTTGCCAGCTACTCGCACTACAAACAAATCCCCCAATCCTTGATCGAAAATAATTTCTGTCGGGACTCGAGAATCTGCACAGCCTAATATAGCAGCAAAGGGATACTGGGCTTGAGCAACCAGTCGTATGCGTTCTAGAGATTGATCGGGATATTGACGCTTTTGCTGTACAAAGCGTTGATTTCCATCCAGTAGACGTTTTAAAGCTTGTTCAGGATTAACTGGATTGCGATTGGCTGCTATGGCATCAGCCAAAGTTGTTTTGGGGGCGATCGCTTGCTTGAAGTTGGCAGAAATGTCACAACCAGCAACACTGGCCATCATCCCAACGCTTCCTATGCCTGCCAGTTTTAGGAAATGACGACGTCCAACAAATCCATTAATTCGACTCATTCATTTAGCTCAATAATGGAATCTACCAGCTTAAAGCTTTATTTGCTCAGGAAGATAACAACTTTTCCAGCTTTCAATAGTAAGTATTGAAACGATTTAAGAGTTATTTAATTTTCAATAAAAAAGGTGTAAAGGTATAAGGATATAAGGATGTAGAAAAAACAGTAGATTTAATTAAGTGCAAATACTGGAATAAAATTATGTGTTTATTGAACTTTTTGAATTTTTCATTTTTGATTCGGAATTACTTTACAGTTATAGGATTGTAATTAACTGTAATTAACGCCAAAATCGGGATAGGCAAACATATGGAAAATTCTTGAATACTGAAAAATATACGAGTATATCAAGAAACAAAATTCCAGGGTGCGTGTCTCATAACTCTATTACACTACTTAAGTAATCGTTCATGATCCGACAGTCTGCTTTTGGCACTGCTTTAAGTATGCTTGTCCTTGCTGGTTGGTT
Above is a genomic segment from Fischerella sp. JS2 containing:
- a CDS encoding carbonic anhydrase, with translation MSRINGFVGRRHFLKLAGIGSVGMMASVAGCDISANFKQAIAPKTTLADAIAANRNPVNPEQALKRLLDGNQRFVQQKRQYPDQSLERIRLVAQAQYPFAAILGCADSRVPTEIIFDQGLGDLFVVRVAGNVVCDIVIGSLEYATAVLGSQLIVVLGHKRCGAVEKALQEQPISGRMSLIVEGIKPAVETTKFTTKNLQDNAVIANIKYQANKLQEYSTTLSRLVRQNKLKIVGARYDLDTSKISIVYS